The following are from one region of the Coffea eugenioides isolate CCC68of chromosome 2, Ceug_1.0, whole genome shotgun sequence genome:
- the LOC113762322 gene encoding LOW QUALITY PROTEIN: kinetochore protein NDC80 homolog (The sequence of the model RefSeq protein was modified relative to this genomic sequence to represent the inferred CDS: deleted 1 base in 1 codon), with amino-acid sequence MRNSTRRRAADSLASDRRPPPPTPTSVAPTPGEPWAFISTGRDSDASFASSRPSSSAGMKPRTSAAPITNKSYQSASLDSINNYLSSHSFPISLKPPLPSAKDITETLKFLLSRMGFAPSKIDDDLQIVLKSLNCPVKLNKSALRAPGTPHSWPSLLAVIHWLVQINILDDSLISVRSNFESNDMLRYTTDSYLLFIKGDDEAVEALDDEYVKKLTSGREEMVEDLKGLEENVSESAKKLESLKTGPSQREVLEKEKSMLEEDVKKFHAMIEHLDRHMVTVENVLKEKEDQLNAKVLETKRVKEENEELKRKIEEQGINASDAERMRKELMAVEKDIKDAEILRNGWEEKRWRLNSEIEHKLQELEGQIIECNQAIRRLKLGIECQYQLNAEGSTTVKLLGLDYKSTLKPALASFEESIKKGSMEKLEELISLQQQSAEVEAKIEAKRNKAATCQSEIEEVEAHIDRIRKETQEYASRCASEASKMVEELEAETHKLEIVEKEATQFLKASKVKLQETTLQIDEEVQLCARELFLLIDSVSKYKEYMASKIADMKNELLETVGAIADLHKASLSAKLACKDPERGS; translated from the exons ATGAGAAACTCCACTCGCCGCCGAGCCGCCGACTCCCTAGCATCCGACCGACGACCTCCGCCACCCACACCCACCAGCGTCGCCCCCACACCCGGTGAACCATGGGCCTTCATTTCCACAGGCCGCGACTCCGACGCCAGCTTCGCCAGCAGCCGCCCTTCTTCCTCTGCCGGCATGAAACCTCGCACCTCCGCCGCCCCTATCACCAACAAATCCTACCAATCAGCTTCGC TTGACTCCATCAACAACTACCTCTCCTCCCACTCCTTCCCCATTTCCCTCAAGCCACCTCTCCCCTCTGCTAAAGACATCACCGAAACCCTAAAATTCCTCCTCTCTCGCATGGGCTTCGCCCCCTCGAAAATCGATGACGACCTCCAAATTGTCTTGAAATCCTTAAATTGCCCTGTCAAACTGAACAAATCTGCCCTACGTGCTCCCGGCACGCCTCACTCTTGGCCTAGTTTACTTGCCGTAATTCACTGGCTTGTTCAGATTAATATACTTGATGATAGTCTAATAAGTGTTCGGTCAAATTTCGAGTCAAATGATATGCTCCGGTATACAACCGACAGTTATTTGTTGTTTATAAAGGGGGACGATGAGGCTGTGGAAGCGTTGGATGATGAATATGTGAAGAAGTTGACCAGTGGGAGGGAGGAAATGGTGGAAGATTTGAAAGGTTTGGAGGAGAATGTGAGTGAATCGGCTAAGAAATTGGAGTCGTTAAAGACGGGGCCTAGTCAGAGGGAGGTCTTGGAGAAAGAGAAGAGCATGTTGGAGGAGGACGTGAAGAAGTTTCATGCCATGATTGAGCATTTGGATCGGCATATGGTCACCGTGGAAAATGTTTTGAAGGAGAAGGAGGATCAATTGAATGCTAAGGTTTTGGAGACCAAGAGGGTTAAAGAGGAAAATGAGGAGTTGAAGAGAAAAATTGAGGAGCAGGGGATTAATGCCTCAGATGCGGAGAGGATGAGGAAAGAGTTGATGGCTGTAGAGAAGGATATCAAAGACGCTGAGATATTGAGGAATGGATGGGAGGAAAAGCGCTGGCGTCTGAATTCCGAAATCGAGCACAAACTCCAGGAGCTTGAGGGGCAGATCATTGAGTGTAATCAAGCTATCCGAAG GTTAAAGCTTGGAATTGAATGTCAGTATCAGCTGAATGCAGAAGGATCCACAACTGTCAAGTTGTTGGGGTTGGATTACAAGTCAACCCTCAAGCCTGCACTTGCCTCTTTTGAGGAGAGCATAAAGAAAGGCTCCATGGAGAAATTAGAAGAGTTGATAAGCCTTCAGCAACAGTCAGCTGAGGTTGAAGCTAAAATAGAGGCTAAAAGGAATAAAGCTGCAACTTGTCAATCTGAAATAGAAGAG GTTGAAGCTCATATAGATAGAATAAGGAAAGAAACACAGGAGTACGCTTCAAGATGTGCATCTGAAGCTTCAAAGATGGTAGAGGAACTTGAAGCAGAAACTCATAAA CTGGAAATTGTTGAAAAAGAAGCGACACAGTTTCTCAAG GCATCTAAGGTGAAGTTGCAGGAAACAACACTGCAAATTGATGAAGAAGTTCAATTATGTGCTCGGGAACTTTTTTTGTTGATTGATTCTGTTTCAAAATATAAGGAGTACATGGCATCAAAAATTGCGGACATGAAAAATGAACTTTTAGAAACTGTAGGTGCCATAGCCGATCTGCACAAAGCTTCTTTGTCAGCTAAATTGGCTTGTAAAGATCCAGAAAGGGGTTCATGA